The DNA region GCAGTTCGTCGGGATTCCTGAGTTCCAGTCGTTCGGCACCGTGGTCGGTCAAAGCATCTCCGGCGCGATTGCCGGTCAGATGACGGTCGATCAGGCGCTGGCAGCCGGCAACGCCACGGCGGATCGCGCGGTGAAGCAGGCCGGCTACCAGAAGTAAGCCACTCGAGTTACGTGGCACGCGCCGGCTGACGCCCGTCAGCCGGCCCACGCAGCACAGCGGGCCGTCCCCGCCTGCGCATGCGCCGCGACATCGCAGGGTGTCGCTGCGGTTTTCATGCGGTTTCAGACGGCGGCCCGCGCATTACCGAACAGGTGGTCAATCATGCGTCCTTTGCGCCTACCTCTCATGCATGCCCATCCCCAGACAGAAAAAGAACGCGAAACTCACAAAGCCAATTCCGCCCGCTGGCTGGTCTCGCCGTCGGTCGCGGTGCTCGTTCTGTGGATGGCGATTCCGCTCGCGATGACGATCTGGTTTTCGTTCTCGCGCTACAACCTGTTGAACCCGGACCTCAAAGGCTTCGCGGGTTTCGACAACTATAAGTTTCTCGCCAGCGATCCGTCGTTCGGGCCGTCGATCGGACACACGCTCGAACTGATCATCTCGGTGCTGTTGATCACCGTGGTCGGCGGCGTGCTCATGGCGATCCTGTTCGACCGTAAGTTCTACGGCCAGGGCATCGCGCGGTTGCTCGCCATCGCGCCGTTCTTCGTAATGCCGACCGTCAGCGCGCTGATCTGGAAGAACATGATCCTGCATCCGGTGTATGGCCTGATCGCGCAGGGCATGCGCGCCATGGGCATGCAGCCGATCGACTGGTTCGCCGACTATCCGCTGTTCGCCGTGATCCTGATCGTCGCGTGGCAGTGGCTGCCGTTCGCCTTCCTGATTCTGTTCACGGCGATCCAGTCGCTCGATCAGGAGCAGAAGGAAGCGGCCCGCATCGACGGCGCGGGCCCCTTCTCGATGTTCTTCTATATCACGCTGCCTCACCTGAAACGGGCGATAGCGGTGGTGGTGATGATGGAAACGATTTTCCTGCTGTCGATCTTCGCCGAAATCTACACGACCACGGGCGGCGGTCCGGGCACCGCGACCACCAACCTGTCGTACCTGATCTATTCGCTGGGCCTGCAACAGTTCGACGTCGGTCTCGCCTCGGCGGGCGGCATTCTCGCTGTGGTGCTGGCCAATATCGTGTCGTTCTTCCTCGTGCGGATGCTCGCGAAGAACCTGAAAGGGGAGTACGAAAAATGAGCCAGGTTGCCTCTACACCGGTGTCGAACACGACGCCCATGACCGTGCCGGCCAAGTCGCCGTTCGCCGCGATTCGCCGCGGCATCCCCGGCGCAATCGCGTGGCTCGTCGCCTTGCTGTTGTTCTTTCCGATCTTCTGGATGACGATCACCGCATTCAAAACGGAGCAGCAGGCCTATTCGTCGTCGCTATTTTTCATTCCGACGTTCGATAGCTTTCGCGAGGTATTCGCGCGCAGCAATTACTTTTCGTTCGCGTTGAATTCGGTGCTGATCTCCGCGGGCGTGACGATTCTGTGCCTGATTCTCGCCGTGCCGGCTGCGTATGCGATGGCGTTCTTTCCCACCCGCCGCACGCAGAAAGTGCTGCTGTGGATGCTCTCGACCAAGATGATGCCGTCGGTCGGCGTGCTGGTGCCGATCTATCTGCTGTGGAAGAACAGCGGGCTGCTCGATACGGTGTCGGGTCTCGTGATCGTCTACACGCTGATCAATCTGCCGATTGCGGTGTGGATGTCCTTCACGTACTTCGCCGAAATTCCACGCGACATTCTCGAGGCCGGGCGGATCGACGGCGCGGCGACGTGGCAGGAAATCGTCTATCTGCTGATGCCGATGTCGCTGCCCGGGCTGGCCTCCACCGCGCTGCTGCTCGTGATCCTGTCGTGGAACGAAGCGTTCTGGAGTATCAACCTGTCGAGTTCGAACGCCGCGCCGCTGACCGTGTTCATCGCCTCGTACTCGAGTCCTGAAGGCCTGTTCTGGGCCAAGCTGTCCGCTGCTTCGCTGCTGGCGGTCGCGCCGATCCTGATTGTCGGCTGGCTGTCGCAGAAGCAACTGGTGCGCGGCCTCACGTTCGGGGCGGTCAAATGACGGCAGGCACGACGGTAGGCAATTTCGCGCTGATCTGCGATTGCGACGGCGTGCTGATCGACAGCGAAGCCGTGGCGGCGCGCATGCTGGTGCGCGAACTCGAAGCGCGCTGGCCCGGCGCCGATGTCGAACCGGTGGTGCTGCCGCTGCTCGGATTGCGCATCGAAAAAGTGCTGCAAGGCACTGCCGCGCAACTCGGCAGAAGCCTCACGCTCGACGATATCGACGCGATCCGCCGGGGGGTGGAAGCCGCGGCGATGCAGGCGCCGACGGTCGAAGGCATCGAAACCGCGCTGGCTCAAGTGCCGCTCACCAAAGGTTGCGCGAGCAACAGCTTCCGGCCGTATGTGGAAACCGTGCTGGCGCGCACGGGGCTCGTGAAGTTTTTCGGCGACCGGCTGTTTTGCGCCGATGCGGTGCCGAATCCGAAGCCCGCGCCCGATGTTTATCTGGCGGCGGCCCGGGGGCTCGGGCTCGCGCCCTCGTGGTGCCTCGTGGTGGAGGACAGCGTGACGGGCGTGACGGCGGCGAGCGCGGCGGGTATGACGGTGCTCGGTTTCATAGGCGGCGGTCATGCGAGCGATGCGCAGATCGACAAGCTCCATGCGGCGGGCGCGCGTCACGTATTCGACGACATGCAGCAGCTGCCGGAACTGGTCGCGCAATGGACGCTGAGCGTGACGGCCGCCGCGCCGTAAAACGGCATACATGGCACGGGAAAGCGCGGCACCAGCATACGAATCAACGCGGCAGCCTGGGGAAATTCAGGCAACCGAAGCAACGGACAAGCAACACATAGCATTACACGGAGACACATCATGGCAAGCGTAACTCTGCGCAACATCCGGAAGGCGTACGACGACAACGAAGTGATGCGCGACATCAACCTCGATATCGCCGACGGCGAGTTCGTCGTGTTCGTGGGCCCGAGCGGTTGCGGTAAATCAACGCTGATGCGGATGATCGCCGGCCTCGAAGATATCAGCGGCGGCGATCTGACCATCGACGGCATGCGCGTGAACGACGTGGCGCCCGCCAAGCGCGGGATCGCGATGGTGTTCCAGTCGTACGCGCTATATCCGCACATGACGCTCTACGACAACATGGCGTTCGGCCTGAAACTCGCCGGCACCAAGAAGCCGGAAATCGACGCGGCCGTTCGCAACGCGGCGAAGATCCTGCACATCGACCATCTGCTCGACCGCAAGCCGAAGCAGTTGTCCGGCGGACAGCGTCAGCGCGTGGCGATCGGCCGCGCGATCACGCGCAAGCCGAAAGTATTTCTGTTCGACGAGCCGCTGTCGAATCTCGACGCCGCGTTGCGCGTGAAAATGCGCCTCGAATTCGCGCGTCTTCATGACGAACTGAAGACCACGATGATCTACGTGACGCACGATCAGGTCGAAGCCATGACGCTGGCGGACAAGATCGTCGTGCTGTCGGCGGGCAATCTGGAACAGGTCGGCAGCCCGACCATGCTGTATCACGCGCCGGCCAACCGTTTTGTTGCGGGATTCATCGGTTCGCCGAAGATGAATTTCATGGAAGGTGTCGTGCAGTCGGTCACGCACGACGGTGTCACGGTGCGCTACGAAACCGGCGAGACACAGCGCGTCGCGGTGGAACCGGCCGCGGTCAAACAGGGCGACAAGGTGACGGTCGGCATTCGCCCCGAGCATTTGCATGTCGGCATGGCCGAGGACGGCGTTTCGGCCCGCACCATGGCGGTCGAATCGCTCGGCGACGCGGCGTATCTGTATGCAGAGTCGAGCGTTGCGCCGGACGGGCTGATCGCGCGGATTCCGCCGCTCGAGCGGCATACCAAGGGTGAGACGCAAAAACTCGGCGCGACGCCGGAGCATTGCCATTTGTTCGACAGCGCGGGGAAAGCATTCCAGCGCAAGATCGTCGAAGTGCTGGCCGCGTGAGTTTTCCAAGGGCCGCCTTCTTGCGGCCCTGACTTCCGAACGCTGCAACGACTCTATGCCGCGCCCTTCGAGCACGGCATTTTTTTCATCAGTAATGCGTGGCTGCGTTGGTCGACAGATCCATCCTGATCAATCGAGTGACGCGCAAGCGCTAACGTCCCGCCTATCCCATCTGCTCAACGCAACAGATCGCCGCATCCGGTCAACCGCGTGTATCGTGATCGTTATGGTCATGTCATGAATAGTCATCGCCTCGCGAACGCCTAAAGAAAATAGCATGGGGACTGAAATCTTCTTCCCATCAACAGGCATTCGAGCGAACGTGACCCACTCTCTTCAAGATGTTCTTACACCAGCGCCACGACGTAAATTCATTGCCGATATCGTCCGGCTCTCGGTGGCTGGGGTCGTGACCGGATGGACGCCGGTTTATCAGATCGCCGCGCACGCGCAAGGCGCCGCGCCTGTTCCGGCCAATTTTCCCGCCGGTATTCCGCTGTATAAACAGGCATTCCAGAATTGGAGCGGTGAAATCGCGATAGCGGACGTCTGGACAGCGTCGCCCGACACGCCCGCTGCTGTCGTCACGATTGTCAATTGGGCGCGCGCGAACGGATATCGCATCAGGCCGCGCGGCTATATGCACAACTGGTCCCCGCTAACGATCGACCGGACCAGCGGGGCGTCACAAGTCGTCCTGCTCGACATGACGAGGTCGCTCAACGCAGTAACCGTGGACACGTCATCTCAGCCCGCACGCGTCACGGCGCAAACCGGCATTTCGATGGAAGCGTTACTCGCCACGCTGGAAAAATTCGGTCTGGGCGTGACGGCCTCGCCAGCTCCAGGTGACATTACGCTAGGCGGCGCTCTTGCGATCGGTGCGCACGGAACAGCCATACCCGCTTCCGGCGAAACCGCTTTGAAGGGGCATACCTATGGCTCGCTGAGCAATCTGATCCTGTCGCTTACGGCGGTCGTGTTCGATGCCCAGAAACAGCAGTATGCGCTGCGCACGTTCAAGCGAACCGATCCGGACATCGGTGCGTTGCTTGTTCATCTCGGCCGCGCGCTGATCGTCGAGGCGACGCTCGAAGCGGGCGTCAACCAGCGGCTGCGCTGCCAGAGTTTCGTGGATATTCCAGCATCCGAACTGTTCGCCCCGGCGAAGTCCGGAGGACGTACGATCGAATCGTTCCTCGAGCGCACAGGCCGGATGGAGGCGATCTGGTTTCCGTTCACGAGTTGCCCGTGGCTCAAGGTGTGGACGGTGCAATCCCGCAAGCCGCTCTTCTCGCGGGAGGTGACGAAGCCCTATAACTATTCATTTTCCGATTCCATCCCGCAGCCGCTGGCGGAGCTGATCAAACGCATCGTGATCGGGGGCGAACGCCACCTGACGCCGGCTTTTGGGCAGCTGCAGATGGGTATCGTCATGGCGGGGCTGGGCGTCACGTTCAGTGGCGACATCTGGGGCTGGTCGCGCAACGTTCTGCAATACGTCCGTCCTTCGACGCTGCGCGTGACCGCAAACGGCTACGCCGTGCTTGCCCGGCGTGCTGACGTGCAACGCGTCATCCACGAGTTCGTGCAGTTCTACCAGAACCGGGTCGAGGCCTACAGGCAACGCGGCGAATACCCAATGAATGGCCCTGTCGAAATCCGCGTGACCGGGCTCGACCAACCGGCCGATGCCGGGCCGGGTGCCGCCACACCGTCGCTTGCCGCACTCAAGCCGCGTCCAGACCATCCGGAGTGGAGCATCGCCGTCTACTTCGACATTTTGACGATGCCCGGCACGCCGGCGGCGAACGGTTTCTATCGCGAAATCGAGCAATGGATGATGTCGAACTACGCAGGCTCATATGCGACCGTGCGCCCCGAATGGTCGAAAGGCTGGGCCTATACAAATGCCGCCGCGTGGCAGGACAGCGTGATGATTGGCAGCACGATTCCGAATCTGTATTCCGAGGGACAGCCGTCAGGGGCCACCTGGAACACGGCGCGCAATACGCTTAACCGCCACGATCCGCACCGCATCTTTTCTTCCACGCTGCTTGACTGTCTGCTCCCTTAACGCAGGCGGCGAGCGGGTCCGCGCGATCGGCAGCGGACCCGCTCTCAACCGGCTCCAGCATTGAACGGCGACTCGTCGCGAGCCGCTGACCAATACCCGGCCAGACGGGTTATCTGGCACGCAAAATCAACAGAGGAAATCAGAATGCAACGACTCACGTCGACGAGAATCGACACGTATTTTTCCAGTGCGCGATTCAGTAATTCGAATGCTTCGGACGTGCCATCTGCCCGGTCCGCATTCGGCGGACACGGGCGGGAGCAGCGGATGTCCGGGTTTAACGCCACCTTCAGCAACACGGAACGTGACTACGCTGGCTCCGGCGCCACTCGCGAAAGGGTACGCGACTCAGATGCCATGAGCTCAACCTCGATGGTCACCAGCCGGAACGTGATGTCGACGGCTTCATATCCTTCCAAATGCGGCAAGCCTGACCAACCCGCGGACTCGAACACGAAGAGCGCGATGAGTTTGATCGGCTCAGCGATGATCGACTGCGTGTCCAAGAGCAACGACTTTCTGAATACGCCGCTCATTTCCTCGGTCGGGCAGTTGTTTAACCTGGCCGGCCCCTGCGGGCGGATTTGCCACGTCTTACCCGATCTCGCGGGTTATGCCGTTTCCAAGGCGGTCGCCGGTATGGGTCGGGCGCTAGGCGGTACCGGCTCGCCGAACTACCATTTCGAACACGAGTGGTTGTCCGGCGGCACGTCCCCGGCGCGGGCCTGATCCCTTCGGCATGCGCTGTCGGTCATGTCCGATGATGTTGTTGTTTCGCGGCGAACCGGCGAGCGGCAAAATCCCGGCACGACGCCCGAGCATTGCGATTTGTTCGACAGCGCAGGCAAAGCATTCCAGCGTAAGATCGTTGAAGTGCTAGCCGCGTGACGATTGGGAAAGCGGCGGGCGCGCCGCTTTCCTTTTCAATCACGCTCTGGAACGCTCATGCCCGCCTACGTCGTCATTACGCGCGAGAAAACGCTCGATCCCGCCAAACTGGAAGAGTACAAACAGGTTGCGCCTGCAACCTTCGAGCAGCATCCGGTGATGATGCTGGCGAGCCATGGGCGCAGGGAAGTGGTGGAAGGTCCGGCGATCGAAGACATTCTGATCCTCGAATTCACCAGCTACGATGAAGCGCTCGCCTGGTATCACAGCCCGGAGTATCAGGCCGTCAGCGATACGCGCCTGCAAGGCGCCGACTATCGCATCATCATCACCGAAGGCTTGCCGGTCATGTAAGACGAACGTGGACCGCTTTCAGCGCTGCGTCCGACGGTGTGCCAACTTCCGCTCAGGCTTCGAGCGCGGCCCGCGCGCACGACTCGTCGGTGACCAGTCCGGAGAGCCAGCCGCCTTTGAGCACCGCAATCAGCGCCTCGCGCTTGCGCTCGCCGCCGGCGAAGCCGATGGTGGGACGCCGTGGCGGCGAATCCAGTGCGATGCTCGTCACGCGCCGGCCGATCGGCGATTCGACGCGCGCACCGGCCGAATCGATCGGCAGTCCGAGCATTTCGGCCACCGCGCCGTTCTGCATCAATTCCTTCACTTCCGCCGACGTAATGAAGCCGTCTTCGTGCAACGGACAATTCGGCCCGATATTGCCGATGCCGACGAACGCCACGTCGGCCTGCGCCGACAGCGAGTCGACGATCCGGTACAGGCGGTGATTGCACCACTGCGCGCGCTCCGCTTCGCTGTCTGCGAGCAGCGGCGCCGGCAGCAGAAAATGCTTGCCGCCCGTCTTCTCCGAAATGTGCAGCGCGACGTCGTAGCGGTTCGAGGAGCCGTCCTGGGCGATCGCCCCGACCATGGACACCAGCCGGTGCTGCGGACGGTCCAGTTGCGCGATCTGATCGACGGCGGCCTTCAGCGTCCGGCCGCTGCTGACCGCGACCACCATCGGCTTTTCCTCGCCGAGGTAGCGCTCCATCACCTGGGCGCCGGCCACCGCCAGCTTGCGGTCGACTTCCTCTGGCGTATCGCTGTCGACCGGCACCACTTCGCACATGCTCAGCCCATAGCGCTTCGAGAGTTGATCGGCGAGCGCGAGGCAGTCGGCCAGCTGATGATCGACGCGCACGCGAATCAGATTCTTTTCCACCGCGAAGGCGACCAGCCGCTGCGCGACCGGGCGCGACACCTGAAGCTTTTCGGCGATCTCGTTCTGGGTATTGCCGGCGACGTAGTAAAGCCACGCGGCGCGGGTAGCAAGATCTAATTTTTCTGTGGACTTGGGCACGGTGACGGTTCGCTTGAAGTGCGCCGATGATAGCAGCCGGTCTGCGCGCTTGAACTGAAGCTGGCGCGCAAACCGGCGGCGGATTGCCGGTCAGGCAAGCGGTTGCCGCGCGGGATCGAACAACGGCCGCACGTGGCGGTAAAGTGCACGATACGCTTCGAGCCGCGCGCGCAGGTCGGCATGGCGGCGCGGGTTCGGGGTGAACTCCTTTTCGATCGGCGGCTTGGTCAGCACCGTGGCCGGATCGCCGCCGGCCGCCAGCCAGCCGAGCCGTGCCGCGCCGAGCGCCGCGCCGGTTTCGCCGCCGCCGTGCTTGCGCGTCGCGGTATCGAGCGAGTCGGCGAGCAACTGCGCCCAGTAGTCGCTGCGGGCGCCGCCGCCGAGCAGGGACAGCGCCTTCGCTTCGGTGCCGGCCGCGCGCAGCGCGTCGAGGCCGTCGGTGAGCGCGAGCGTGACGCCTTCGAGCACCGCGTAGCCGAGCAGCGCGCGATCGGTGGCGTGGTTCATGCCGAAGAACACGCCTTGCGCATACGGGTCGTTGTGCGGGGTGCGTTCGCCGGACAGATAAGGCAGAAAGAGCGGCGCGGTGTTCAACGCGTCCGCCGGGAGCGCCTCGATTTCGGCGAGCAGGGTCGGCTCGTCGGTGGAGGTGAGCTTGCAGACCCAGCGCAGACAACTCGCGGCGGATAGCACCACGCTCATCTGATGCCAGCGATCCGGAATCGCGTGACAGAACGCATGGACTGCCGAAGCCGGATTCGGCCGGAAGCTGTCGCCCACCACGCACAGTACGCCCGACGTACCGAGCGAGACGAAGCCGTCGCCGGGTTGCGTCGCGCCGATGCCGATCGCGCTGGTGGCATTGTCGCCGCCGCCGGCCGCGACCACTACGCCGTCGCTCAGGCCAAATTCGCGCGCCACCGCGGGCAGCAGCGTGCCGGACGGCTCGCTGCCTTCGGCGAGGCTCGGCATCTGCGCGCGTGACATGTTGCAGGCCGCTAGCAGCGAATCGGACCAGTCGCGCCTGGCGACGTCGAGCCACAGCGTGCCGGCCGCATCCGATGGATCGGACACTTTGCCGCCGGTCAGTTGCAGGCGCAAGTAATCCTTCGGCAGCAGCACGCAGGCGGTGCGGGCAAAAATGTCGGGCTCGTGGCGTGCGACCCACAGCAGCTTCGGCGCGGTGAACCCTGGCATGGCGAGATTGCCGGCCACGCTGTGCAACTCCGGCGCGCGTTCGGTCAGTTCCGCGCATTCCTTGTCGCTGCGCATGTCGTTCCACAGGATGGCGGGCCGCAACACGCGGTCCTGCGCATCCAGCAGCACGGCGCCGTGCATCTGACCCGACAGGCCAATACCGCGAATCTGCGCGAACTCGTCGGGATGTCTGGCGCGCAAAGCGGCGAGCGCGGTGCGCGTGCCTGCCCACCAGTCTTCGGGATTCTGCTCGGCCCAGCGCTGATGCGGGCGCGACACGGTAAACGGTGAGCCTGCGGTGCCGATCACGCGTCCGTTGGAGGCGAGCAGCAGAACTTTCACTTCGGACGTGCCGAGGTCGATGCCGAGATACATGGGCGCGGAACCTTCGTCGTTAGGGATGCGCTACTTTAGCCGCACATGGCGCGCGGTGCCATGCGCATTAAGCCTGGCACCGCGTGCTTCGATGCCGCGCGACGCGCGGCGCTTCCTGTGCTGATTGAATGCGAGGTTGGCGCGCTCGGCGCTCAAGCCGCGCCGCGTTTGGCCAGCCAGACATCGACGCGCGCCAGCGCGCCCTCCAGTGCCGATTCCAGTTCCGGCGTCTGCGCCATGCCGCCCCATAGCAGCCGGTCGGCGGCGAACGCCTTCAACGGATCGGGCGCCGCGAAAAAGCCACGCGCGGCGCGCTCATCCATGACGCCGTCCTGATACGCATAGGGCAGCTTGCCGGCGTTCCAGCGCTCCAGAAAACGGAAGAACAGCGCGGGCAGCATCGCCGTCGCCGCCGGGGTGACGCCGCGCTCGAAACACTCCGCCAGCGTCGGCGCGATGAAGCCGGGCAGTTTCGAAAAGCCGTCCGCCGCGACACGCTGATTCGTGTCCTGAATATACGGATTGCCGAAGCGCTCGAGTACCACGTCGCGATAGCGTTCGAGATCGAGTGGACTCGGCGTGAGACACGGAATCACGTCTTGCGTGACGTAGTCGAAGGCGAATCGGTGAATGTCCGCGTCGAGCGTGCCTTCGTGAATGTAGTTCAGCCCGACCAGCGTGCCCGCCCATGCGATGCAACTGTGCGGCGCGTTCAGAATGCGGATCTTCGCCTCCTCGTACGGCACCACCGAGTCGACCAGTTCCGCGCCGACCTTCTCCCACGCCGGGCGGCCCGCGATAAACCGGTCTTCGATCACCCACTGGATGAATGCTTCGCCCATCACCGGGCAGGCGTCGTCGACGCCGGTGGCGGCCTTGACGCGTTCACGCACGTCCGGCGTGGGACGCGGCGTGATGCGGTCGACCATCGAGCTCGGACAGGCGGTGTTGTCGTCGAACCATTGCGCCAGTTCCGCCGCGCCGCGCCGTTCGAGAAATTCGCTCATGCCCGCATGGAAGCGCTCGCCGTTGCTGCGCAGGTTGTCGCAGGTCTGCAGCGTGACCGGGCCCGCGCCGCGCTTCATGCGCGCGTCGAGAATCGCGGCGAGTGCGCCATAGATGGTGGTGTGGCCGCCGTTGAGGTCGGCGGCGAGATCGGCGTTGGCGGTGTCGAGTGCGTCTTCGTCGTCGAGGTAATAGCCGCCTTCGGTGACGGTGAACGCGATGATCTTGCAGGCCGGATCCGCGCCCGCTTCGATCAGCGCGTCGAGGCTTTCGGTCCACGGCACGACGCGCTCGATCGAGCGGATCGTTTCGTATGCGCGCTCACCTTGGGGCGTGACGGTCTCGAGTGTGTAGACGCCGTCTTGCGCGGCGAGTGCTTCGAGCACCGCGTTCATGTCGCTGCGGATATTGCCGACCGTCAGCGACCAGTGCGGTTCGCCGGGCAGCTTCGCTTCGTTCAACCGATGCAGATACCACGCTTGATGGGCGCGATGAAACGATCCCGCGCCGATGTGCAGGATCACGTGTGCGTCCGCGCCGCTGTCTTGCCCGCTGTTCATGTGCGTCTCCTGGATGTCTTTGCTCGCACGACTCGCAGCGTGCGTTTTTTCCTGAGTGCCCGGCATCCGGCGTTTTGCCGAAGTGGAGCATTTGCTCTGTACGTGAGCGAATGATCGTACCCGCTGAAACGAAAGTCAAGGCGGCGCCGCAGGCTTTTTGTGGCGCAGCGCGGCGCGGCGAGGCTTTCCGGCGCGCTTCGCGGTGCGTCTTTGCGTGACGGAAGCGCGTTACCGCTCGTATTGCAATGCATCAAATTTGACCCGCGGGGCTCCAGGACTAACCCGAGTGCAAAAAAGTATCGATCCACGGTTTCATTTTGAGTGGTGGAGCGCGCGTTTGAGGGTTACGTTTCGCTATATAAGACAAAGACCGGCGGCGCCTTTGGCAGGCCGCTCTCATGGAGGCAGACAGTGCAACCCGATCTCGAACTCGTGGCCGTACGGCGCGACGAATCGTTCAAAGTGTGGTCGCACGGCTATCCGTATCGCACCGTGCGTTGGCACTTTCATCCCGAATATGAAATTCATTTGATCGTGGCGACGACCGGCAAGATGTTCGTCGGCGATCACATCGGCAGTTTCGCGCCTGGCAATCTGGTGCTGATCGGCCCGAACCTGCCGCACAACTGGGTGAGCGAGGTGCCGCAAGGGCAGACCATCGCGCAGCGCAATCTGGTCGTGCAGTTCGGCGAGGAGTTCGTGTCGAGCTGCGTCGATTGTTTTCCGGAGTGGCGTCAGGTTGAGGCACTGCTCGCTGATTCACGGCGCGGCGTGTCCTTCGGTGCGCAGACGAGTGCGGCGATACAGCCGCTGTTTCTTGAATTGCTGGCCGCGCGCGGGTTGCGCCGGCTCGTGCTGTTCATGTCGATGCTCGAGCTACTGGTGAACGCGGAAGATCGAGAGACGTTGGCGAGCCCTGCGTATCAGGCCGACCCGACCGGGTTTGCTTCGACGCGGATCAACCATGTGCTGTCGTATATCGGGGGAAACCTCGCTGATGAGTTGCGGGAGTCGGATCTGGCGCAACTCGCGGGACAGAGTGTCAGCGCGTTCTCGCGTTATTTTCGCCGCCATACCGGGCTGCCGTTCGTGAAGTACGTGAACCGCATGCGTATCAATCTCGCGTGCCAGTTGCTCACCGACGACACGTTGAGCGTGACGGATATCTGCTTCAAGGCGGGCTTTAACAACCTGTCGAATTTCAACCGGCAGTTTCTCGCGGTGAAGGGCATGGCGCCTTCGAAATTCCGCCGCTTTCAGCAACTGAACGACGCGAGCCGCGATGCCTCCGAAGAAGCCGCGGCGCGCGGTGTGGCTGTCGACGACGCACCCGCTCTCGCGTCCGGTCTGCCGCGCAGCGTCGCCGCTGCGTATCCACCGGCGTAGTTCCAAGCGCGAGCTTTCAGCTAAAGCGGTCAATTTCGTTCGTAAAAAATTGCCGCACGTGGCACGGCGGCTGTGGCAACGCTCGTCTTCGGCCTGCCGTTCTTCGCCGCAGGGAAAACGCGACTTACAGCATCGTCCTCACATGCCAAAGCTCAGGAAACAACACCACGTCGAGCATCTTTCGCAGATAAGTCGCGCCACTCGTGCCGCCCGTGCCCTGCTTAAAGCCAATAATCCGCTCAACCGTAGTCACATGCCGGAACCGCCACTGCCGAAACGCATCCTCGAGATCGACAAGCTCTTCAGCCATCTCATACAGTTCCCAATACTGTGAGGGATTCCGATAAACCTCCAGCCACGCCGCTTCAACAGAAGCATCATGAGTGGTGGGCTGCGTCCAGTCCCTCTGAAGCCGTGAAGGTGAAATCGCAAACCCGCGCCGCGCCAGCAACCGCACCACTTCGTCATAAAACGAAGGCGCTTCCAGCGAAGCCTTCACCTCAGCGAACACATCGGCCCGATGCGCATGCGGCTTCAGCATCAGCTCATTCTTGTTGCCGAGCAAAAACTCGATCTGCCGATACTGATACGACTGAAACCCCGAAGAACTCCCGAGATAAGGTCGCATCGCCGTGTATTCGGACGGCGTCATCGTCGCGAGGACGCTCCATGCCTGCACGAGCTGCTCCATGATCCGCGACACGCGCGCAAGCATCTTGAACGCCGGCGGCAACTCATCGCGATGCACGGCCTGCAACGCCGCGCGCAACTCATACAACGCCAGTTTCATCCACAACTCGCTCGTTTGATGCTGGATGATGAACAGCATCTCGTTGTGATCCGGCGACAACGGATGCTGCGCATCCAGCACCGTCCCGAGCGACAGATAATCGCCGTAGCTCATCGACTCCGAAAAATCGAGCTGCGCGTCATGCCAGCCATCGCCCGGCGTGGCGGCCGCGGAGGCCGCCGAGGTCGCCGAGGCC from Paraburkholderia aromaticivorans includes:
- a CDS encoding carbohydrate ABC transporter permease, which translates into the protein MRPLRLPLMHAHPQTEKERETHKANSARWLVSPSVAVLVLWMAIPLAMTIWFSFSRYNLLNPDLKGFAGFDNYKFLASDPSFGPSIGHTLELIISVLLITVVGGVLMAILFDRKFYGQGIARLLAIAPFFVMPTVSALIWKNMILHPVYGLIAQGMRAMGMQPIDWFADYPLFAVILIVAWQWLPFAFLILFTAIQSLDQEQKEAARIDGAGPFSMFFYITLPHLKRAIAVVVMMETIFLLSIFAEIYTTTGGGPGTATTNLSYLIYSLGLQQFDVGLASAGGILAVVLANIVSFFLVRMLAKNLKGEYEK
- a CDS encoding carbohydrate ABC transporter permease is translated as MTVPAKSPFAAIRRGIPGAIAWLVALLLFFPIFWMTITAFKTEQQAYSSSLFFIPTFDSFREVFARSNYFSFALNSVLISAGVTILCLILAVPAAYAMAFFPTRRTQKVLLWMLSTKMMPSVGVLVPIYLLWKNSGLLDTVSGLVIVYTLINLPIAVWMSFTYFAEIPRDILEAGRIDGAATWQEIVYLLMPMSLPGLASTALLLVILSWNEAFWSINLSSSNAAPLTVFIASYSSPEGLFWAKLSAASLLAVAPILIVGWLSQKQLVRGLTFGAVK
- a CDS encoding HAD family hydrolase — protein: MTAGTTVGNFALICDCDGVLIDSEAVAARMLVRELEARWPGADVEPVVLPLLGLRIEKVLQGTAAQLGRSLTLDDIDAIRRGVEAAAMQAPTVEGIETALAQVPLTKGCASNSFRPYVETVLARTGLVKFFGDRLFCADAVPNPKPAPDVYLAAARGLGLAPSWCLVVEDSVTGVTAASAAGMTVLGFIGGGHASDAQIDKLHAAGARHVFDDMQQLPELVAQWTLSVTAAAP
- a CDS encoding ABC transporter ATP-binding protein; this translates as MASVTLRNIRKAYDDNEVMRDINLDIADGEFVVFVGPSGCGKSTLMRMIAGLEDISGGDLTIDGMRVNDVAPAKRGIAMVFQSYALYPHMTLYDNMAFGLKLAGTKKPEIDAAVRNAAKILHIDHLLDRKPKQLSGGQRQRVAIGRAITRKPKVFLFDEPLSNLDAALRVKMRLEFARLHDELKTTMIYVTHDQVEAMTLADKIVVLSAGNLEQVGSPTMLYHAPANRFVAGFIGSPKMNFMEGVVQSVTHDGVTVRYETGETQRVAVEPAAVKQGDKVTVGIRPEHLHVGMAEDGVSARTMAVESLGDAAYLYAESSVAPDGLIARIPPLERHTKGETQKLGATPEHCHLFDSAGKAFQRKIVEVLAA
- a CDS encoding cholesterol oxidase substrate-binding domain-containing protein, producing MGTEIFFPSTGIRANVTHSLQDVLTPAPRRKFIADIVRLSVAGVVTGWTPVYQIAAHAQGAAPVPANFPAGIPLYKQAFQNWSGEIAIADVWTASPDTPAAVVTIVNWARANGYRIRPRGYMHNWSPLTIDRTSGASQVVLLDMTRSLNAVTVDTSSQPARVTAQTGISMEALLATLEKFGLGVTASPAPGDITLGGALAIGAHGTAIPASGETALKGHTYGSLSNLILSLTAVVFDAQKQQYALRTFKRTDPDIGALLVHLGRALIVEATLEAGVNQRLRCQSFVDIPASELFAPAKSGGRTIESFLERTGRMEAIWFPFTSCPWLKVWTVQSRKPLFSREVTKPYNYSFSDSIPQPLAELIKRIVIGGERHLTPAFGQLQMGIVMAGLGVTFSGDIWGWSRNVLQYVRPSTLRVTANGYAVLARRADVQRVIHEFVQFYQNRVEAYRQRGEYPMNGPVEIRVTGLDQPADAGPGAATPSLAALKPRPDHPEWSIAVYFDILTMPGTPAANGFYREIEQWMMSNYAGSYATVRPEWSKGWAYTNAAAWQDSVMIGSTIPNLYSEGQPSGATWNTARNTLNRHDPHRIFSSTLLDCLLP
- a CDS encoding DUF1330 domain-containing protein; its protein translation is MPAYVVITREKTLDPAKLEEYKQVAPATFEQHPVMMLASHGRREVVEGPAIEDILILEFTSYDEALAWYHSPEYQAVSDTRLQGADYRIIITEGLPVM